In Thermodesulfovibrionales bacterium, the genomic window TCGATCACCCGGGAACGGGTGTCGCCGAGCGGGACGACCTCGGACGATTCGAGAACCTTCAGGATCTTCGCCTGGAGATTGAGGGGCATATCGCCGATCTCGTCGAGGAAGAGCGTCCCCTGATGGGCCATGACAATGAGACCGGGTTTATCCGCCACCGCTCCGGTAAAGGCCCCCTTCTTGTATCCGAACAGCTCGGACTCGAGGAGCCCCTCGGGTATGGCGGAGCAGTTTATCGATATGAACGGATTGTTCCTCCTCGGACTGTTACAATGAATCAGCTCGGCGATGAGCCCCTTTCCGGTTCCGCTCTCCCCGAGGATCAGGATGTTGCTCTTCGTCGGTATCACCTTCTCGAGGGTTTCGAAGATCTGCATCATCGCCGACGATTCGGCGATGATCTCCTTGTATCCGAGCCGCTGGCTCAGCTGCTGCTTCAGCGCGATATTTTCCTCCACGAGTCGTTTCTGCTCGAGCACCCTCTTTATCGTGAGTTTGATCTCTTCGTTGTGAAAGGGCTTCTGCACGTAGTCATAGGCACCCTTCTTCATCGCCGTAACCGCTGACTCGACGGACGCGAAGGCGGTCATGATGAGCACCTGGGTATCGGAACTCAATTCCTTCGCCTTCTCGAGTACGGCAAACCCGTCCACTTTTTCCATCTTGAGGTCGGTGAGGACGACATCGAAGTGTTCCTTCCCGAGCTTTTCTATCGCCTCTTCACCGCTGTAGGCAAGGGTGACCGAATATCCCTCGTGTCTGAGGAGGAACTCAAGGGCCTTGCAAATATCTTTTTCGTCGTCTACTACAAGGATCCTCGGTTTCATTGATCTCCGTTACCGTGCAGGCTCACCGTAAATTTTGTCCCCTTGTTCGGTTCGGACTCTACGGTCAGATCGCCGTTCAGTTTCTTGACGATACTATAACTCACCGCCAGTCCCAATCCCGTGCCCTTCTCCTTCGTCGTGAAGAAGGGGTCGAATATCCTCGAGATGTTCTCCCTCTTGATTCCGATTCCGGTGTCCTCGAATCGGATCACGATAGAACCGTCATCAACCCGGCTCCTGATCGTGAGCGTCCCTCCATTCGGCATTGCATCCACGGCATTGAGGATGAGATTGACAAACACCTGAGAAAGCTGGCTCCCGTCGGTCGCGATGTCCGGCAGGTCGGGGGACAGATCCCTGACGATCGAGATCTCCTTCGCCCTCTTGTCGTACTGGATGAGCGAGAGGGAAGTCTCTATGAGGTTATTCACCTTCCACTTCTTCAGTTCGACGGGCGCCATTTTCGAGAAGCCCGAAAATTGTTTCAGTATGTCGGCTATCCTATTGATGTGGAAATAGATCGTCTCGAGACTCTCCTTCTTAAACTCATCCTGCTCCATATCCTTTAATATCTGGACGAAAGAAAATACGGAGGTGAGCGGATTCCCTATTTCGTGGGCGACTCCCGCGGTCAGTCTGCCGAGGGATGCGAGTTTCTCCGAATGCATCATCTGATCCTCCATCCTCTTCATCTCCGTCACATCCTGGATGAGCCGGATGCAGCCGTGCAGTTCTCCGTCTTCGCCCCTCACTGGAGCGGTGGTCAGCTGATAGAATTTATCCGTCCTTCCGAGAAAATTCGAAACGATCTCCGTCTGCATCTCATTCAGGACATATGAGCCGACGACGGTGAAATCCGTGAAGACATCGTTGCTCTTCGTTCCGGTAATGTCTTGCCCCGCCAGCTCGTGCATCGCCTGGTTTACCCATTTAATTTTTCCCTCGTTATCCGTCAGGACTATGCCGCTCCCGATTGCGCTGACGATCGTATTGAGCTTCTCCTTCTCTGATGAAAGCTCCTGCGTCCTCCTCGCGACCTCCCGCTCGAGATTCTCGGCATACCCCTCGAGTTCCACCTGGTGGCGAACCGCCTCTTCCGCCTTCACCTTCTTTCGGTGAAAGACGATCAGCATCGCCGATACGATGCTCGTGGTCGCAAAGATGGCGATGATCAGCCACGAGTAAAACTTCATCGCCCTCTGAATCGATATCGTCACCTCAGAGTAAGGAGCAGAGACGGCCACGATCCACTTCAGCGGTCCGATCGGTGCGACGGAGTAAGCAAGGACCTTGTCTTCACCTGACGGGGCGAGATAGATGCCGAAGTGTTCAACCCTGCCTTCTATAATCTTCTTCTCGATTTCGAAGGACCTGTGACAGGTGAAACAGGAAGCCCCGGCTTTGTAAAGGTTTCGCCCCATCATCCCCGGCTGCGTCGGATGGTAGAGGAGGTCACCCTTGTCATCCA contains:
- a CDS encoding sigma-54 dependent transcriptional regulator, giving the protein MKPRILVVDDEKDICKALEFLLRHEGYSVTLAYSGEEAIEKLGKEHFDVVLTDLKMEKVDGFAVLEKAKELSSDTQVLIMTAFASVESAVTAMKKGAYDYVQKPFHNEEIKLTIKRVLEQKRLVEENIALKQQLSQRLGYKEIIAESSAMMQIFETLEKVIPTKSNILILGESGTGKGLIAELIHCNSPRRNNPFISINCSAIPEGLLESELFGYKKGAFTGAVADKPGLIVMAHQGTLFLDEIGDMPLNLQAKILKVLESSEVVPLGDTRSRVIDVRLITATNQDLEQKVREKTFREDLFYRLNVIEVRVPPLRERRDDIPLIVNSFIKKFSEENKKAVKGVENGAMRYIMQYPWPGNVRELKNVIERAVVLSPGEVITARELPDKMQKNESVLREQQGVSPLKISIEDFEKSRIETVYNTQNRNKEETARILGIDLATLYRKLKKYGIGE
- a CDS encoding ATP-binding protein produces the protein MKGYVLIIGILAIIVSSLITLNIFFQNTLQMEMAEQFNKQQLLLANAQASNIQSYINDLRGHLVHTARFISGLRMDERKGFLWLADELFRERESVSTDLIFLNKEGEVLFSKGKGAIKKSDIKSLSEKAGTCSNEVIMEQKDQTLYMTAPICREGIFDGAVILGIGIQEMAREFLAPIKSGSRGYAWMMDDKGDLLYHPTQPGMMGRNLYKAGASCFTCHRSFEIEKKIIEGRVEHFGIYLAPSGEDKVLAYSVAPIGPLKWIVAVSAPYSEVTISIQRAMKFYSWLIIAIFATTSIVSAMLIVFHRKKVKAEEAVRHQVELEGYAENLEREVARRTQELSSEKEKLNTIVSAIGSGIVLTDNEGKIKWVNQAMHELAGQDITGTKSNDVFTDFTVVGSYVLNEMQTEIVSNFLGRTDKFYQLTTAPVRGEDGELHGCIRLIQDVTEMKRMEDQMMHSEKLASLGRLTAGVAHEIGNPLTSVFSFVQILKDMEQDEFKKESLETIYFHINRIADILKQFSGFSKMAPVELKKWKVNNLIETSLSLIQYDKRAKEISIVRDLSPDLPDIATDGSQLSQVFVNLILNAVDAMPNGGTLTIRSRVDDGSIVIRFEDTGIGIKRENISRIFDPFFTTKEKGTGLGLAVSYSIVKKLNGDLTVESEPNKGTKFTVSLHGNGDQ